One part of the Verrucomicrobiota bacterium genome encodes these proteins:
- a CDS encoding prolyl oligopeptidase family serine peptidase, which yields MISQLVAQEDPYIWMEEVESEKALAWAKEISDSTTAELEAVPEFSDIQETLIEIYNSKDRIPDPAFRGNWIYNFWQDPDHVRGIWRRTTLESFKQISPEWETVLDIDALAKAEEENWVWKGATFLQPEGRHGMVELSRGGADATVIREFDAVDKAFVKDGFYLEEAKSRVSWYNENTLHVGTNFGEGSLTDSGYPRITKLWKRGKPLKKASTVFEGSVGDVAVGSYSAHTPEGRFDLVYVTPEFFKGTNYIKLGKRLVKLDIPDDAKLEGIYKEKLLIYLRSDWTLSGNTYQGDSLLAIQLDRFLQGNRSFDILFEPKQRVAFNQIATTRDHLIYSTLDNVRSRLYRLKYSDGLWIEDEIELPGLGTVSLGSTNESNNSFFFTYTDFKTPSSLYLVEDGGKPQKLKTSPSWFDASGVTVVQNEAASKDGTKIPYFLVTPQGFKADGNHPTLLYAYGGFEISQKPQYSGSNGTAWIERGGVYVLANIRGGGEFGPKWHRAAMQENHQNNFDDLIAVAEDLIARKITSPEHLGIQGGSQGGLLVSGAFTQRPDLFNAVVSAVPLVDMKRFNKLLAGASWMAEYGNPDTDDWEYMKLWSPYQNLDPKKDYPKVYYWTNTRDDRVHPAHARKMVARMQEYGKPVYYYENTEGGHGGGANLNQRAYTAALSYAYLWMMLR from the coding sequence ATGATTAGTCAACTCGTTGCTCAAGAAGACCCCTACATCTGGATGGAGGAGGTCGAAAGCGAGAAGGCACTGGCCTGGGCCAAGGAAATAAGTGATTCCACGACGGCTGAGTTGGAGGCGGTGCCTGAGTTCAGCGACATTCAGGAAACGCTTATTGAAATTTATAACTCCAAAGACCGGATTCCTGATCCCGCCTTTCGCGGAAATTGGATCTATAATTTCTGGCAAGATCCCGACCATGTTCGTGGGATCTGGCGAAGAACTACGCTTGAAAGTTTCAAACAAATCTCACCCGAGTGGGAAACAGTCCTGGATATTGATGCGCTGGCAAAAGCTGAGGAAGAGAATTGGGTGTGGAAGGGAGCCACATTCCTACAACCGGAAGGCCGTCATGGCATGGTAGAATTGTCCCGCGGCGGGGCGGACGCAACGGTGATTCGTGAATTCGATGCGGTGGATAAAGCTTTCGTCAAAGATGGTTTCTACCTGGAAGAAGCAAAGTCGAGGGTTTCCTGGTACAATGAAAACACTTTACACGTAGGCACGAATTTTGGCGAAGGCTCTTTGACGGATTCCGGTTATCCAAGAATTACCAAACTATGGAAACGCGGCAAACCACTGAAGAAAGCCTCCACGGTTTTCGAGGGTTCTGTTGGGGATGTGGCGGTAGGTAGCTACAGTGCGCATACGCCCGAAGGCCGATTCGACCTGGTGTATGTCACACCAGAGTTTTTCAAAGGCACCAATTACATCAAACTGGGCAAACGACTAGTAAAACTGGATATTCCAGACGATGCGAAACTCGAAGGTATTTATAAAGAAAAGCTGCTGATCTATCTGCGTTCCGATTGGACCCTGAGTGGCAACACCTATCAGGGAGACTCCCTCCTGGCAATTCAACTGGACCGCTTTCTGCAAGGGAACCGGAGTTTCGATATTCTCTTCGAACCCAAGCAACGAGTGGCCTTCAACCAGATAGCCACCACGAGGGACCACCTCATTTATTCGACCTTGGACAATGTGAGAAGCCGCCTTTATCGCTTGAAATATTCCGATGGTTTGTGGATTGAAGACGAAATTGAACTACCTGGACTAGGAACGGTTAGTCTCGGAAGCACCAATGAGTCGAACAACAGCTTCTTTTTCACCTATACCGATTTCAAGACTCCTTCCAGCCTCTACCTGGTGGAAGACGGCGGAAAGCCCCAAAAGCTAAAGACCTCACCTTCGTGGTTTGACGCCAGCGGGGTGACGGTGGTGCAGAATGAAGCCGCCTCCAAAGACGGCACGAAGATTCCTTACTTTCTGGTTACACCTCAAGGCTTCAAAGCCGATGGCAACCACCCGACTCTGCTCTACGCCTATGGAGGATTTGAAATATCTCAAAAGCCTCAATACTCGGGCTCCAATGGGACAGCCTGGATTGAAAGAGGTGGAGTTTATGTACTGGCCAATATCCGCGGAGGCGGTGAATTCGGGCCCAAGTGGCACCGCGCGGCGATGCAGGAAAATCACCAGAACAACTTCGACGACCTGATCGCGGTGGCAGAAGATCTGATTGCCCGCAAAATTACTTCGCCCGAACATCTCGGAATTCAGGGAGGCTCCCAGGGCGGATTACTTGTGAGCGGAGCTTTCACCCAACGCCCGGACTTATTCAATGCGGTTGTGAGCGCTGTCCCACTGGTTGACATGAAGCGCTTCAATAAGCTGTTGGCTGGTGCCAGCTGGATGGCTGAATATGGGAATCCGGATACAGACGACTGGGAGTACATGAAACTTTGGTCCCCCTACCAAAACCTGGATCCCAAGAAAGACTACCCCAAGGTTTACTATTGGACTAACACCCGCGACGACCGTGTCCATCCGGCCCATGCACGAAAAATGGTTGCACGCATGCAGGAATACGGGAAGCCGGTTTATTATTATGAAAACACGGAAGGTGGACACGGCGGTGGTGCCAACCTGAACCAACGAGCTTACACCGCGGCCTTGTCCTATGCGTATCTCTGGATGATGTTGCGGTGA
- a CDS encoding DUF2237 domain-containing protein has translation MALNVLGTDLISCSESPRTGFFRTGKCDTCAEDVGMHTICVQVNDEFLKFSAEHGNDLSTPMPEYQFPGLVAGDFWCLCLGRWIEAHQAGVTAKVKLEATHISVTEFVDVEVLQASAV, from the coding sequence ATGGCACTCAATGTACTCGGAACTGATTTAATCTCATGCAGCGAATCACCCAGAACCGGGTTTTTCAGAACAGGGAAATGTGATACCTGCGCAGAAGATGTGGGGATGCACACGATTTGCGTTCAGGTAAATGACGAATTCCTGAAATTCAGTGCTGAGCACGGAAACGATTTGTCTACCCCTATGCCGGAATACCAGTTCCCGGGTCTGGTAGCCGGTGACTTTTGGTGCCTTTGCCTCGGACGTTGGATCGAGGCGCATCAAGCCGGGGTCACCGCCAAGGTAAAACTGGAAGCGACGCATATCTCGGTCACGGAATTTGTAGACGTAGAGGTGCTCCAGGCATCGGCGGTTTAA
- a CDS encoding FMN-binding negative transcriptional regulator, with product MYTPPAFKIDDPELIRSFIKENSFGILVSSVDGSSIQETHTPFLQSPGNDFLLGHVARANDHWRDWNKNPKVKVIFHGPHCYVSPTFYKSDFNVPTWNYSTVSISGTIEITDSLQEQKAFMHALVDANESAFSEPWFLDEGNEKLMKLFSAVVFFKVRIHETTAKFKLNQNKSEEDQRAVIEKLEVSGSPFEQAVARLMKGE from the coding sequence ATGTATACTCCTCCTGCATTTAAGATCGATGACCCCGAATTGATCCGGAGCTTTATTAAAGAAAATAGTTTTGGGATTTTGGTTTCGTCTGTCGACGGTTCGTCGATTCAAGAAACTCATACGCCTTTTCTCCAATCTCCCGGAAACGATTTTTTATTGGGCCATGTTGCCAGAGCCAATGACCACTGGCGTGATTGGAACAAGAACCCCAAGGTGAAGGTTATTTTTCATGGGCCGCATTGCTACGTCTCACCGACGTTTTATAAAAGTGATTTCAATGTGCCAACCTGGAATTACAGCACGGTTTCCATATCTGGCACCATTGAGATCACAGACTCTCTCCAAGAACAGAAGGCATTCATGCATGCCTTGGTCGACGCAAATGAATCGGCGTTTTCAGAGCCCTGGTTTCTCGACGAAGGCAATGAGAAGCTTATGAAGCTTTTTTCAGCCGTAGTATTTTTCAAGGTGCGTATCCATGAAACAACGGCTAAGTTTAAATTGAACCAAAACAAGTCCGAAGAGGACCAACGGGCGGTTATAGAAAAACTGGAAGTCAGCGGGTCACCCTTTGAACAGGCAGTCGCTCGTTTAATGAAAGGGGAATAA
- a CDS encoding PQQ-dependent sugar dehydrogenase — protein sequence MAQQREAWTTSNIHGSPEPPPPYVAEAVWPHITFDDPLDMTLLDSEDRLFITERDGKVLSLPADLRARPDQADLMFDAHGMIPDLLRLLGLEFHPDFENNRQLYLYYALNTTTNNKFELVLSEFTMDADWKLVPGSQKVFLHFPASGHTGGDIQFGPDGMLYIPIGDLTPPSPPDANLSGQNLSHIASKILRIDINREDPGLPYHIPEDNPFVNLQGARPEIWAYGFRNPWKLSFHPSTGDLWVGDVGWEMWEMVYRVEKGGNYGWSTMEGPIPTNGGQDNGPSPISPPVAAYDHVQGASVTGGYFVTSPRIPELQGKYIYGDYVTGKVWALDWNGEKLVSNREIADTRQAIVTFGQDKQGDLLFVKLAQKTSLQRLVPNPAKDRSDDFPTQLSKTGIFTNVATGDAAKGVYDFKIHSPIWLDGYDADYWVAMPDKTGISTLLDERRGSPVFNYSKPKDMVLAKTIHKDGHKVETQILHFDGYWKGYSYQWNKKQTDATLVRKEGLDTTVSGKPYRFPGRDECIRCHGSNFNRPLAFFPGQMNRDGQLEKFQSLGIVDDVFVDIAKSLPLTDPKDETQPIELRARSWLHSNCSHCHKVSGGSGLTNQMNSAVPTSRMELIGYQPYKGYFGLEGAPQIDPGDPYNSILYYRIATKAAGHMPMVGAKTIDKAGVQVIHDWILSMDPMAERTKLSTSPKNVQEALALYHAIQSGDLSEKKAKLAIANCMKSTDPFVINLFVGFEFN from the coding sequence GTGGCACAGCAGCGCGAAGCCTGGACGACTTCGAATATCCACGGTTCACCCGAGCCCCCTCCTCCTTATGTAGCTGAAGCTGTCTGGCCGCATATCACGTTTGACGATCCGCTCGACATGACCTTACTCGATTCGGAGGACAGACTCTTTATCACCGAACGCGACGGGAAGGTGTTGTCCCTGCCAGCCGATCTTCGAGCTCGCCCCGACCAGGCTGATTTGATGTTCGATGCCCATGGAATGATCCCTGATTTACTGCGTCTGCTCGGTTTGGAGTTTCATCCGGATTTTGAAAACAATCGACAGCTTTACCTTTATTACGCGCTCAACACCACGACGAACAACAAGTTCGAGCTGGTGCTGAGTGAGTTCACCATGGATGCCGATTGGAAGCTGGTTCCCGGAAGCCAAAAGGTGTTTCTCCATTTTCCAGCCAGTGGACACACAGGCGGCGATATCCAGTTTGGACCTGACGGGATGCTCTACATACCCATCGGCGACCTGACCCCACCTTCTCCACCCGATGCCAATCTCTCGGGTCAAAATCTAAGCCACATCGCATCCAAGATTCTTCGTATCGATATCAATCGCGAGGACCCTGGACTGCCTTACCATATTCCGGAGGACAATCCGTTTGTGAATCTTCAGGGTGCTCGTCCGGAAATCTGGGCCTATGGGTTTCGCAATCCCTGGAAGCTGTCGTTTCATCCCAGTACCGGTGATCTCTGGGTTGGCGATGTCGGCTGGGAGATGTGGGAGATGGTATACCGCGTCGAAAAGGGTGGCAATTACGGTTGGTCCACCATGGAAGGTCCCATACCGACCAATGGAGGTCAGGACAACGGCCCCTCACCGATCAGTCCCCCGGTTGCTGCTTATGATCATGTTCAAGGGGCCTCGGTTACGGGCGGCTATTTCGTAACCAGTCCCCGCATACCCGAGCTCCAGGGAAAATACATCTATGGCGACTATGTAACCGGCAAAGTCTGGGCTCTGGATTGGAACGGCGAAAAGCTCGTCAGCAACCGAGAGATCGCCGATACGCGCCAAGCCATCGTCACCTTTGGTCAGGACAAGCAGGGAGACCTGCTTTTTGTAAAGCTTGCGCAAAAAACCAGTCTGCAACGCCTGGTGCCCAATCCTGCCAAAGACAGGTCGGATGATTTCCCGACCCAACTGAGTAAAACTGGAATCTTTACAAACGTTGCAACCGGGGATGCCGCCAAAGGTGTCTACGATTTCAAAATCCACTCCCCCATATGGCTCGACGGTTACGACGCTGACTACTGGGTGGCCATGCCAGATAAAACAGGCATTTCAACGCTACTGGATGAGCGTCGAGGTTCCCCGGTGTTTAATTACTCCAAACCCAAAGACATGGTGCTTGCCAAAACCATCCACAAAGACGGCCACAAAGTGGAAACCCAAATCCTGCACTTCGATGGTTACTGGAAAGGCTACAGTTACCAGTGGAATAAAAAACAAACCGATGCCACACTCGTCCGTAAGGAAGGCCTCGATACAACCGTTTCGGGCAAACCTTATCGCTTCCCCGGCCGCGATGAATGCATACGCTGCCATGGCAGTAATTTCAATCGACCCCTTGCCTTCTTTCCCGGTCAGATGAATCGCGATGGCCAATTGGAGAAATTCCAGTCGCTTGGAATTGTAGATGATGTATTTGTAGATATAGCCAAATCGCTCCCCCTCACCGATCCAAAAGATGAGACCCAACCCATAGAGCTGCGGGCCCGGTCCTGGCTTCACTCCAACTGTTCCCACTGCCACAAAGTTTCAGGGGGTTCGGGCCTAACCAATCAAATGAATTCAGCCGTGCCGACTTCCAGGATGGAACTTATAGGCTACCAACCCTATAAAGGTTATTTCGGGCTGGAAGGTGCACCGCAGATTGATCCCGGCGATCCCTACAACTCTATTCTGTACTACCGGATTGCCACCAAGGCCGCTGGACATATGCCGATGGTGGGAGCCAAGACGATTGATAAGGCTGGGGTTCAAGTCATTCATGACTGGATACTCTCGATGGATCCAATGGCAGAACGGACGAAACTCTCCACATCCCCCAAGAACGTCCAAGAGGCTCTCGCGCTCTACCACGCTATACAGTCTGGTGACTTGTCGGAGAAAAAAGCCAAACTAGCCATTGCCAATTGCATGAAATCCACCGACCCTTTTGTGATCAATCTCTTCGTTGGATTTGAATTTAATTAG
- a CDS encoding PQQ-dependent sugar dehydrogenase, with protein sequence MPRILLILLLPILTTHAWSADREAWTTSKIVGSPEPPLPYKSEAIWPHITFSEAVDISLLDSEKRLFISERKGKIWSLPADMNASPAKADLCSNLNLIVPNLGAIYGLTFHPNFKENRQCFLFYTISSRGEDSESRVSRFLLDKALKLIPTSEEIIITTGAGGHNGGDMHFGPDGMLYFTVGDLAPPSPPDPENAGQDMTNLASTLVRIDVDHQDAGLAYRIPKDNPFINEEGARPEIWAYGFRNPWKFCFKPGTDEIWLGDVGWEIWEMVHRVQKGGNYGWSIMEGPAPLKPDQKQGPTPISPPIAYYPHTLGASSTGGYFVTSPRLPELQGAYIYGDYVTGKVWALNWDGERVTSNRIIADTRKQIVSFGQDNKGDLLFLDYPNDNRLYRLVPNTEDQEMDNFPKQLSDTGLFTELSKETPSPGVYPFSINAPTWQDRFESRYWIGLPGKGRMDGVIAMRNELPLLSYDKPINTVLAKTIHKDGHKVETQILHFDGYWKGYSYQWNDAQTDAQLVQKDGLETTIKGMPYRFPSRDECVRCHGSNFHRPLAFLPGQLNKGNQLKQLLELGLVNETFKTMAARELLVNPYDESRSIEQRARSWIHSNCSFCHRVSGGAGVTSMMNATVPNDRMRLLHSTPEKGMFGMNEGHLIDPGNPYNSILYYRIATRAAGHMPMFGAKTMDKEGIQVVHDWIRSLNAAAPVPKSTLAPQNVEDALALYHRIQSGELSREEAEKAVAACLKSTDPFVINLFAGFEMN encoded by the coding sequence ATGCCCCGAATACTCCTGATACTCCTGCTCCCCATCCTCACAACGCACGCCTGGTCTGCAGACCGTGAGGCGTGGACGACTTCAAAGATCGTGGGTTCGCCGGAACCGCCGTTGCCTTACAAGAGCGAAGCTATCTGGCCGCATATTACCTTTTCGGAAGCCGTGGACATCAGCTTATTGGATTCGGAGAAGCGATTATTTATCAGCGAAAGAAAAGGCAAGATCTGGTCCTTACCGGCAGACATGAATGCCAGTCCTGCGAAGGCGGATCTCTGCAGCAACTTGAATCTTATAGTTCCCAATCTGGGAGCTATATACGGGCTGACTTTCCATCCGAATTTCAAAGAGAACCGGCAGTGCTTTCTATTTTATACGATTAGTTCTCGTGGCGAAGATTCTGAATCCAGAGTTAGCAGATTCCTGCTGGATAAAGCCCTGAAACTCATCCCCACCAGCGAGGAAATAATCATTACGACAGGCGCGGGTGGTCACAATGGAGGGGACATGCATTTTGGTCCTGACGGCATGTTGTATTTTACCGTGGGCGATCTGGCTCCTCCCTCTCCGCCGGATCCGGAAAATGCCGGTCAGGACATGACTAACCTGGCCTCGACCCTTGTCCGCATTGATGTGGACCACCAGGACGCCGGCCTGGCTTACCGCATTCCGAAGGATAATCCATTTATCAATGAGGAAGGAGCACGCCCGGAAATCTGGGCCTACGGTTTTCGCAATCCCTGGAAATTTTGTTTCAAACCCGGCACGGACGAAATCTGGCTCGGCGATGTTGGTTGGGAAATTTGGGAAATGGTTCATCGCGTCCAAAAAGGTGGTAACTATGGCTGGTCGATTATGGAAGGCCCTGCGCCTCTCAAACCGGATCAGAAACAGGGACCCACGCCGATCTCTCCTCCCATCGCTTACTACCCGCACACGCTGGGTGCCTCCTCCACAGGCGGTTACTTTGTCACCAGCCCCAGGCTTCCCGAACTTCAAGGCGCATATATTTACGGCGACTATGTAACCGGTAAAGTCTGGGCATTGAATTGGGATGGCGAACGCGTCACCAGCAACCGCATTATCGCAGACACCCGGAAGCAAATCGTCAGCTTCGGTCAGGATAATAAAGGAGACCTGCTCTTTCTTGACTACCCGAATGATAACCGTCTCTACCGGCTGGTTCCCAACACGGAAGATCAAGAAATGGACAACTTCCCCAAACAACTGAGTGATACCGGCCTGTTTACCGAGTTAAGCAAGGAGACCCCGTCACCCGGCGTTTACCCTTTTTCAATCAATGCGCCTACCTGGCAGGATCGTTTTGAATCGAGGTATTGGATTGGCCTGCCGGGCAAAGGTCGCATGGACGGCGTTATTGCCATGCGCAACGAGCTTCCGTTACTCAGCTACGACAAACCCATCAATACCGTTTTAGCGAAAACCATCCACAAAGACGGGCACAAAGTGGAAACCCAGATCCTTCACTTCGATGGTTACTGGAAAGGCTATAGCTACCAATGGAATGATGCGCAAACAGATGCTCAGCTGGTGCAAAAGGATGGACTGGAAACAACGATCAAAGGTATGCCCTACCGCTTCCCCAGCCGGGATGAATGCGTGCGTTGCCACGGTAGTAACTTCCATCGCCCGCTGGCATTTCTACCGGGTCAGTTGAATAAAGGAAATCAACTTAAACAGCTCCTTGAGCTAGGACTCGTTAATGAAACATTTAAAACGATGGCGGCCAGAGAATTGCTGGTTAATCCCTATGACGAAAGCAGATCGATCGAACAAAGAGCACGCTCCTGGATCCATTCCAACTGCTCCTTCTGCCATCGTGTTTCCGGAGGTGCAGGCGTTACTTCGATGATGAATGCGACCGTGCCCAACGACCGTATGCGCCTGCTCCATTCCACACCCGAAAAGGGAATGTTTGGTATGAACGAAGGACATCTCATAGACCCGGGAAATCCTTACAACTCCATCCTTTACTATCGCATCGCGACAAGGGCTGCCGGGCACATGCCGATGTTTGGGGCAAAAACCATGGACAAGGAAGGCATTCAGGTGGTGCACGACTGGATACGATCCCTCAATGCTGCCGCTCCTGTTCCCAAGTCAACCCTCGCACCTCAAAATGTGGAAGATGCATTGGCACTTTACCATCGGATCCAGTCCGGTGAGCTGTCCAGAGAGGAAGCAGAAAAAGCAGTGGCAGCGTGTTTGAAATCGACCGACCCCTTTGTGATCAATTTGTTTGCGGGGTTTGAGATGAATTAA
- a CDS encoding DUF465 domain-containing protein, with protein MLGEHHDIDREFPEYHAQLEALSTKDERFKELVEQHDSLDNRIRRLEEKQLPISDIEIEKMKFERTALKDRIYQALRLAK; from the coding sequence ATGTTAGGAGAACACCACGATATCGACCGTGAATTCCCTGAATACCACGCCCAGCTTGAAGCGCTTTCCACGAAGGATGAGCGATTCAAGGAATTGGTGGAACAACATGATTCATTGGATAATCGAATTCGCAGACTCGAAGAAAAGCAACTGCCCATCTCCGATATAGAAATCGAGAAGATGAAGTTTGAGAGAACGGCGCTCAAGGACAGGATTTATCAGGCGTTGCGACTGGCAAAATGA
- a CDS encoding sulfatase, with product MKILRLKLLLFLLPCSFLLADSRPNILWIIIDDMSANFSSYGETLITTPHVDKLAENGVKFTKAFVTAPVCSTNRSAFITGMYQTSIGAHQHRSGRGELKINLPNGIRPIPELFQEAGYYTAITGWPSKSRTTIGKTDYNFEWDKAMYEGADWSKRKEGQPFFAQVQLPGGKHRGGDLEGSRKFVAQFEKLIGKKTNPKDVSLPPYYPRDPALLEDWAAYLDTVRYTDHFVGEIVQRLKDEGDYENTVVLFMTDHGISHARGKQFMYEEGLHVPLVVAGPGIKPGQVRDDLVEHIDIAALSLGLAGIDIPNYMQAKDILSKSYKKRSVIFAARDRCDETVEHLRAVRSDRYKYIRNFLDQRPHMQPNRYKDKKDIVIALRTAHENGSLTEVQDRIFNPTRPKEELYDLKNDPFEINNLADDPKHQNRLLKFRKQLESWMKETNDHGPESEAMYDSDMAVYTNSRNEDPEAGETLVRNIATMKQWAAEGK from the coding sequence ATGAAAATTCTCCGTTTAAAGCTCCTGCTCTTTCTTCTACCCTGCTCCTTTCTTCTTGCTGATTCCCGCCCCAACATACTGTGGATCATTATCGATGACATGTCGGCGAATTTCTCTTCCTACGGGGAGACGTTGATAACAACGCCACATGTCGACAAGTTGGCCGAGAATGGAGTCAAATTTACCAAGGCCTTTGTTACGGCACCGGTATGCTCCACCAACCGTTCGGCCTTCATAACAGGGATGTATCAGACCTCGATTGGGGCCCATCAACACCGGAGCGGACGCGGGGAACTCAAGATTAACCTTCCAAATGGAATACGTCCTATTCCTGAGCTATTTCAAGAGGCTGGTTATTATACTGCGATCACGGGTTGGCCCAGCAAGAGCCGCACTACGATTGGAAAAACCGACTACAATTTTGAATGGGATAAAGCCATGTACGAGGGAGCCGATTGGTCCAAACGAAAGGAGGGTCAGCCATTCTTTGCACAAGTGCAGCTACCCGGAGGCAAGCATCGGGGTGGCGACCTCGAAGGCAGCAGGAAGTTCGTAGCACAGTTTGAAAAGTTGATTGGAAAAAAGACGAACCCGAAAGACGTAAGCTTGCCTCCCTACTATCCCAGAGATCCGGCTCTGCTGGAGGACTGGGCGGCTTACCTGGATACGGTTCGCTACACCGACCACTTTGTCGGAGAAATAGTTCAACGCCTTAAAGACGAAGGAGACTATGAGAACACCGTGGTGCTTTTTATGACCGACCACGGGATAAGCCATGCGCGGGGAAAACAATTCATGTACGAAGAAGGACTGCATGTGCCTCTCGTGGTTGCTGGTCCGGGCATCAAGCCTGGACAGGTTCGAGACGACCTGGTCGAGCACATAGACATCGCTGCCCTCTCGTTGGGATTGGCGGGAATTGATATTCCAAACTACATGCAGGCGAAAGATATCTTAAGCAAAAGTTACAAGAAACGGTCTGTCATTTTTGCGGCCAGAGACCGCTGCGACGAGACCGTGGAGCACCTGAGAGCCGTCCGTAGCGATCGTTACAAATACATTCGCAACTTTCTTGACCAGCGGCCGCATATGCAACCCAACCGCTACAAAGATAAAAAAGACATCGTAATAGCTTTGAGGACAGCCCATGAAAACGGTTCCCTGACTGAGGTGCAGGATAGAATCTTTAATCCGACCCGCCCGAAGGAAGAACTCTACGATTTGAAAAACGACCCGTTCGAAATCAACAATCTAGCAGACGACCCCAAGCATCAAAACCGCTTATTAAAATTCAGAAAACAATTGGAAAGCTGGATGAAAGAAACCAATGACCACGGTCCCGAATCCGAGGCGATGTACGACAGCGACATGGCGGTCTACACAAATTCCAGGAATGAAGATCCGGAGGCCGGAGAAACCCTCGTTCGCAATATCGCTACGATGAAACAGTGGGCCGCAGAAGGTAAGTAG